One genomic window of Mercenaria mercenaria strain notata chromosome 2, MADL_Memer_1, whole genome shotgun sequence includes the following:
- the LOC123563266 gene encoding uncharacterized protein LOC123563266 — MEETIKEIKTKVEDIEAGLKSMLNRFNQVVGSSGCLGDLCNCITLYKGTETQMKDIIRQVKSFEIKLEEKDKIDIERDRKLEQLGQDITYMRGRQDVNQSQIGIPNANLRKERDDSLQSSNLKKRAPEKDQKPSKKSENETLTKDDNKLRKGKQQRFHEHLPRRKSKTDSCESDDNSSNSDIEGNNLRKDLTNLRDIAQTSQKPKLDHDSCKTEMNVCQFKTQEEKQPGTEGSYRPNFRASTEVELRHASAPPVAVSSVGSQKAIGGTCNTSPAVVEQNEKEYYLTPDVLEVEAKAEQISSQKTSLRFLEAVTTILLVDTSQSMASGDKWMQVKTFVNDYITGLEQLSPRVSHLEYLALVTFGAQTRCHQRYTLDFSLIRSAFDKIQLGGPSPLYGGLLMADSVSLTPEKDLIVLRNGMYVYTKIILITDGEPTEICLHRGPDIPDPKQMDQTKAALITMMDVMCCRAIDIFCVPVGNADMEFLHMLFAKEGGRRFLSYKDGSYFSRRLFLCMKFEQRRTLFGGFNFVVPRDDPEVTARDFAHMQEILDDSNAKNYEAMKRKEQNPYEESLNKRLLPIGSRVRRGPDWNDGEKDNDGPGTVIGHNLYVNKLWVNWDNNDEIRQYSYGEWNYYGVLPVEEPRIPLPGQPLDVGCVVSTGKDWKSDVASPGSRGVIIKMGATESGIRKALVHWENGKRAAHSYGDDKIYEIKLCMTDTSVPTMQRSPRLPAVPGTAQRPAIQNRQTIPAIKGPTTSSGNPAIQGQPNRKNKNKNSH; from the exons ATGGAGGAAACG atAAAGGAAATTAAAACAAAGGTGGAAGATATTGAAGCTGGTCTCAAGTCGATGTTAAATCGGTTCAACCAGGTAGTCGGCTCCTCTGGATGTTTAGGGGATCTCTGTAACTG CATTACGTTATACAAAGGGACAGAAACac AAATGAAAGATATCATTCGGCAAGTAAAGTCTTTTGAGATTAAACTggaagaaaaagataaaatagatatagaacgTGATAGAAAATTGGAACAACTGGGTCAAGACATCACCTACATGCGTGGTAGGCAGGATGTAAACCAATCACAAATAGGCATTCCTAATGCAAACTTACGAAAAGAAAGAGATGACTCATTGCAGTCAAGTAATCTGAAAAAGAGAGCACCTGAAAAAGACCAAAAGCCATCGAAAAAGAGTGAGAATGAAACACTTACAAAAGATGACAATAAATTACGTAAAGGGAAACAACAAAGATTCCATGAGCACTTACCAAGACGAAAATCCAAAACTGATTCATGTGAAAGTGATGACAATAGTTCTAATAGTGATATTGAAGGAAATAATCTACGTAAAGATCTTACAAATCTACGAGATATTGCTCAAACATCCCAGAAACCGAAACTGGATCATGACTCTTGCAAAACCGAAATGAATGTTTGCCAGTTTAAAACACAGGAAGAGAAACAACCAGG CACTGAAGGTTCATACCGGCCTAACTTCAGAGCATCAACGGAAGttg AATTGAGACATGCAAGTGCCCCTCCTGTTGCTGTTTCTAGTGTAGGATCGCAGAAAGCAATAGGCGGTACATGTAACACGTCGCCGGCGGTTGTTGAACAAAATGAGAAAGAATATTACCTTACACCAGATGTCTTGGAGGTTGAAGCCAAGGCCGAACAGATATCCT CACAAAAAACTTCTCTACGTTTCCTTGAAGCCGTTACGACAATACTGCTGGTTGACACATCACAAAGTATGGCATCTGGGGATAAATGGATGCAAGTAAAAACATTTGTGAACGATTACATCACAG GGTTAGAACAGCTGTCACCAAGAGTCAGTCATTTGGAATATTTAGCTCTGGTTACATTTGGAGCACAGACGCGGTGTCATCAAAGATATACACTTGACTTTAGTTTGATACGATCGGCTTTTG acaaaataCAGCTTGGAGGACCCAGTCCACTTTACGGAGGATTACTGATGGCTGATTCTGTATCACTTACACCTGAAA AGGACCTGATCGTGTTACGGAACGGGATGTACGTTTATACAAAGATAATCCTTATAACAGACGGTGAACCGACTGAAATTTGCCTTCACAGAGGACCAGATATTCCCGACCCAAAGCAAATGGATCAA acgAAGGCTGCCCTGATTACCATGATGGATGTCATGTGCTGTAGGGCTATTGATATATTCTGTGTTCCTGTTGGAAATGCTGATATG GAATTCCTACACATGCTGTTTGCAAAGGAAGGAGGGAGAAGATTTCTTAGTTATAAAGATGGCAGCTATTTTTCTAGGAGATTATTTCTTTGT ATGAAATTTGAACAACGTCGAACTTTATTTGGAGGTTTTAACTTTGTTGTTCCGCGAGACGATCCTGAAGTGACTGCAAGAGATTTT GCTCACATGCAAGAAATACTTGATGATTCCAACGCTAAAAACTATGAAGCAATGAAAAGAAAGGAACAAAATCCGTATGAAGAAAGTCTCAATAAACGACTTTTACCGATTGGTTCACGAGTGAGACGAGGCCCTGATTGGAACGATGGAGAAAAAGACAACGATGGACCGGGAACCGTAATTGGACACAATCTctatg TTAACAAATTATGGGTAAACTGGGACAATAATGACGAAATTCGACAGTACAGTTATGGGGAATGGAATTATTATGGTGTACTTCCTGTTGAAGAGCCAAGAATACCATTACCCGGACAGCCACTGGATGTTGGTTGTGTTGTTTCTACAG gCAAGGACTGGAAGAGTGATGTGGCTTCACCTGGTAGTAGGGGTGTGATTATAAAAATGGGTGCAACAGAATCTGGGATCAGAAAGGCACTG GTTCATTGGGAAAATGGGAAAAGGGCAGCCCATTCGTACGGTGACGACAAGATATATGAAATCAAATTATG TATGACAGATACGAGTGTTCCAACAATGCAAAGATCACCAAGGTTACCAGCAGTTCCAGGTACAGCTCAGAGGCCAGCCATACAGAATCGACAGACAATACCAGCTATTAAAGGTCCAACAACGTCAAGCGGAAATCCTGCAATACAAGGCCAGCCAAACcgaaagaataaaaacaaaaatagtcaTTGA
- the LOC123563270 gene encoding uncharacterized protein LOC123563270 → MASCSGLVFIIETVALALLILLVLGLVIGKCLGYIEIYRSERRRQNYVKLEESTERNTKGNDQVDNWVQNRLRRLQEIEASYENQKQEVESLQEQLRQERAEKKKEIAEKDDALKRLSAIMSSRLKDGNPNVADLNDQNRPTKIGEQFSELYDNQWTDAYDAIQTYFELQKNESEIIGLLLDILEQCFKFCKDRANNQLTHLNDDVKKLALTITKKDTKLRGDLMQRIKEERKLCAVDEQPKCNEIASIIKQHFSAKEAKEGFLDDLTVIQFTQECLKLCWLMVIQDPPMSMMLKHTENAQDLFKAYKNRGKHVSFVVWPALLLEEGGSLISKGIAEFHE, encoded by the exons ATGGCCTCCTGTAGCGGTCTTGTGTTTATCATAGAGACGGTGGCTTTAGCGTTACTTATTCTTCTTGTGTTGGGTTTGGTGATAGGCAAATGTTTAGG atatatagaaatCTATCGTTCTGAAAGGAGGCGTCAGAATTACGTAAAACTTGAGGAGTCCACTGAAAG aaacacCAAAGGCAATGATCAGGTGGACAACTGGGTACAAAACAG ACTGAGGAGGTTACAAGAAATTGAAGCGTCGTATGAAAACCAGAAACAAGAAGTCGAGTCACTCCAAGAACAGCTTAGACAAGAGAGGGcagaaaagaagaaagaaatagCTGAAAAAGACGATGCTCTGAAACG ACTAAGTGCTATCATGTCAAGCCGTTTGAAAGATGGAAATCCTAATGTAGCTGATCTGAATGATCAAAATCGCCCAACCAAAATAGGAGAACAGTTCTCAGAACTTTATGACAATCAATGGACAGATGCGTATGATGCCATTCAGACTTATTTTGAACTACAGAAGAATGAATCTGAAATAATAGGCCTGCTGTTAGACATTTTAGAG CAATGTTTCAAGTTTTGTAAAGACAGGGCAAATAACCAGTTAACACACTTAAATGACGATGTGAAGAAACTTGCACTAACAATTACAAAA aaagatACTAAGCTAAGAGGTGACCTAATGCAGCGCATTAAAGAGGAAAGAAAACTGTGTGCAGTAGACGAGCAACCAAAGTGTAATGAG ATTGCGTCTATCATAAAGCAACACTTTTCAGCAAAAGAGGCCAAAGAAGGTTTTCTAGATGACCTTACAGTTATACAGTTTACGCAAGAATGTTTAAAGTTGTGTTGGTTGATGGTAATACAAGATCCTCCAATGTCTATGATGTTGAAACACACGGAGAATGCACAGGATTTATTTAAGGCTTACAAGAACAGGGGCAAACACGTTTCTTTTGTTGTATGGCCTGCCTTGCTTCTTGAAGAAGGAGGATCGCTCATATCGAAAGGAATTGCCGAATTCCACGAGTAA